ATCCTGATTCTAAGAAGGGGTCATTAGACCTCCCTAGGTGAGGGAATTCATGAcataaaaaaaagtcattggtCTTGCATCTAGATGGTCACTAAGGGCTGCCTATCCTGAGGCTCAAGAACTCTATAAAGAGGACTATCCATCACAGCCAGCTAGGCAGATCTCTTCACCTCTCCAGACTTTTGTTTGTAAAAAGAGCTTGGTGGAGGAGGTCCCAAAGAGGACTTGAGATCTTGAGTTGGTACTTGTTCCTTCTCTGCCCTGTGGCCCCAGACTCTATGGGAAGGAGAAGGAGCTCCCCTGGTGCCAGTTAGGACCAGGCCAATCCAGAACTGGAAATGTGAGGCAGAAGAAAATAGCAAGCAACCTTGACCCCCAGAGCTTGTGAACCTGCAACATTCCCAAGTGTAAACCGAACTAGAGGAAAAcagaattgggaaatgtttaacagaaGAAGTAAAAATGCAGTAGAATGTAGATAATGctaatgtgtggttttctaaggCAGTAGATCCTTTTGTATCATTTTAAGTTTGATACCATTGGATTAGTGTGTGAATAGGAATGCGGAACATACCTGTGGCTGCCTGCAGATTCTTCTGGAGTAATAATTAGTGAGAGTCATCtcaattttattctttgaatttgcTGACCCTCTACTGTGTGTCCCTTGTGTTTAGTTACTTTGGGAGGAGGAATACAGGAGGAGGAATCACTATCAGAGGCCTAGTTCTCAACCTCTCCTACCCCAATCGGAGAATAAAGTCAGACTATGGTGTTAACAATGGCGGATGActgagataaaagagaaagaacatggCTATTCCAGCCCTCTTTTTTTCAAGCTGAGAAGTGACTTGCTACAAGTCACCTGGAGTTGGGTCTAGAACCCACATCTCCAAGCTCTCTTTATTATACTGTATTCTAAGAAAGTTTGGACAAGGTAGTGGAACACTGATCAGTGGGGGTTGGATTTGGATAGCTTGGGGAGGGGTACATCTTTGGCAGCAAAGACAGATGCTGAAATGCTCAAAATTAATTTGGGGAGAATGGTGAGTCTCATGGAAAGAAGGTTGTTTTGATTTATAGCATCTTGTCTATTCTAGACAGAAAAGTTTGGATTTTTATCATGGAGGTAATGAGGAACCCCTGAAGGTTCTTGAGAAACAAATGGCATGATAAGAACTTGAAGACAAGTGCTCTGGCTGCAGGCAGTAAGGGGCAGATGTGTGGCAGGGGGTTCTGAATATACACCAAATTCTCTTGGCTTGCCTGAGTTAAAGAGGAAGGCTGGGGCTCTCATTCCCATGCCCTCTTCCTTAGCAAAAGGCTGGCTTGGTTGCTCTGGTAACTTGGCCTATCTTATGGCCaggggcagagctgggagggatagGATGGGGCAAAGAACCACAAGTTTGAGACTATTCAGCTTAAGAGAGAAGAGAGCAAGGGGAGTGGAGGGACAGCAAAGCTAGAACTAAAGCTGGAGCTGAAGTCTTTGGTAAAGGGGTTAGCAGCTCTGCCTGGGAAATGAGAGAAGCCTGGCAGGGCGGTGTCAGGGAAAGCACACTAGGTTTGGTAGCAGAGTGCTGTATCACCACTGCTGCTTGTTCTGCTCTGCCCAAGTGATCTCAGGCAAGCCTCTTTTCTCTGgggtctgtttcctcattatAAAAGGACATAGTTGGACTAAATTgtgttccttccagttttaatctgtgtgtgtgtgtgtgtgtgtgtgtttttccattctctttcttcccctctttctctctgtcacttCCTCTCACCCTATCCCAGTCCTACGTCCCCTTTTGGAGATTATCTGGATGTGAGGAACCATATCCAGGGCCaccagaaaggaaagaataggTTAAGGTTGGAAGTTGGGGGAAGGGATTGCTGAGGCCCTGGAGTCAGCTGGTCCCTTCCTGCTCTGGTGTGGAAGAAGGGGTGAGAAGAGATCACCAAGTCCTTTGTGAAAGGAAGCTGTAGCTTCCAGGTCTCTCCTGGAGAGCAgacctccttcttcctccccaagtGACCATGTTCTCCCTCCTTGCATGTTCCCCCTTACAGAAGATGCTCATGAAGCAACAAGACCGACTCGAGGAGCGGGAGCAGGACATCGAGGACCAGCTCTACAAACTGGAGTCTGATAAGCGGCTGGTGGAGGTATGTTCCCTTGTAGGGAGAGACAGTTACTCACAGAGTGTCATAATTGGCCAGGGGATGGTTGTAGGGGACTGCCCCGCTCCCAGTGAGGCCATAGTCAGCAGTTTTTCATGAGCTCCTGCTGTTCCTGGAGAGGAAGACGGAGGTCTTGCCTGTCTACAGGCAATGggacaagaagaagaagagagcaTGGGATAGAACCCTTCCCAGGCTGTGCtctctgtggagaagggagaagtTACTGGGCCGTTGAGGCATCCAAGAGGGCTTtccagggggaggggaggagaggctTGAGCCAGACCTCCTCGAAGAGCAGACAGGACAGGGAGTGAGGGAGCGACCTCCATGCTAAGTGAGGGGCCTCTTGTCTGGCACAGGAGAAGGTGAGCCAGCTGAAGGACGAGGTGCGGCTGCAGTACGAGAAACTGCACCAGCTGCTGGATGAGGACCTGCGGCAGAGCATGGAGATCCTGGACAAGGCCCAGGCCAAGTTCTGCAATGAGAACGCAGCGCAAGCCCTGCATCTCACTGAGCGCATGCAGGAGGCCAAGAAGCTGCTCAGCTCTGTGCAGCTCGTCTTTGACAAGACCGAGGACATCAGCTTCATGAAGGTGGGTGGGGGGCTGCAGTCCCCCGTGACGGAGAGTCTCAGGGAGCAAAGTCATGGGCCCCTGATTGAAGGAGAGGAAATAGTCATTGATACACACAGAATACTTGCTGTGtcccaggccctgtgctaagcattCCTCACAAGCATGAGCTCATCTGATCCTCCTttgatttacagatgaagaaactgagacaaacagggttatgtgacttgctctgggtcacacaactactaagtgtctgaggctgtattggaactcaggcctttctgattgtaggcccagtgctctgttaGTTCTGAGGGGAGTAAGTTCAAAATAGGAAGGTGCCAGTCAGTACTGAGGCTAGGCCTGGACTTGGCAGAATTTATGTTCCCCATTCCCTAGCTCTTTCCTTGTGCTCATGTGAAAAGGCCCCTCCCCCCAAGGGCAGAGACGTCTGAGGTTTCCTTgtctcacttcttttttccctctctctttagaACACCAAATCCGTGAAGATCCTAATGGATAGGTAAGCACGTGTTCTTGCTTCCAGGGGCTGGGAATAGAGGCGGGGGAGGACCCCTTCAAGGCCCTGGGCTGGAAATCTGGGGAGAACTGGGTTCCAGGTGTGGCGAGGCACTCGTGTGCAGTCACCCACCTTTCTTCCctgtcccctccccctcccaggaCTCAGAGTTGCACAGGGGGCAGCCTCTCCCCTCCCAAGATCGGCCACCTCAACTCGAAGCTCTTCCTAAATGAGATCTCCAAGAAAGAAAAGCAGCTGAGGAAACTACTGGAAGGTAAGTTTGAGCCCCTTTGAGTAAGAATGAGCCCCCTGAAGCTGTGGCCTGGTAGCAGCGATGGTGGGACACCTCTCCTAAGGAGGAAAAAGGAGCCTTGTTCGTTGGTCACCCCTCAGGGGAACTTGTTGTCCACTGAGTTTTTGCCCTTTCTCAGATAACtgcccttctttctctctgtgaccCCTCCCCCTGAATGGCTGCTATCCTCACTTTGCCTTCTCttccacaggcccctttagcacCCCGGTGCCCTTTCTGCAGACGGTCCCCCTGTACCCGTGTGGTGTGAACAGCAGCTCTGGGGCAGAGAAGCGAAAGCACCAGACGGCCTTTCCGGAGGCCAGCTTCCTCGAGTCCCCTGCAGGCCCCGTGGGGAGCCAGTTCGTGGGCCAGCCGGCTTCAGCCGGGGAGGGCCAGTCCAGCCAGCTGGGGCCTTGCAGTTCCACTCAGCACCTCGTGGCCCTGCCAGGCGGGGCGCAGCCCGTGCATTCGAGCTCGGTGTTCACACCGTCGCACTACCCCAACGGCACAGCCCCCCAGCAGCCTGTGCTGCCCCAGTATGGGGGCCGCAAGATCCTCGTCTGCTCCGTAGACAACTGTTACTGTTCCTCTGTGTCGAACCATGGAAGCCACCAGCCCTATCCCCGGTCTGGCCATTTCCCCTGGACAGTGCCCTCGCAGGAATACTCCCACCCGCTCCCACCTGCCCCCTCTGTCCCACAGTCACTCCCAGGCCTGGCTGTCAGAGACTGGATAGATGCCTCCCAACAGCCCGG
The DNA window shown above is from Sminthopsis crassicaudata isolate SCR6 chromosome 2, ASM4859323v1, whole genome shotgun sequence and carries:
- the TRIM8 gene encoding E3 ubiquitin-protein ligase TRIM8 translates to MAENWKNCFEEELICPICLHVFVEPVQLPCKHNFCRGCIGEAWAKDSGLVRCPECNQAYNQRPGLEKNLKLTNIVEKFNALHVDKPPAALHCVFCRRGPPLPAQKVCLRCEAPCCQSHVQTHLQQPSTARGHLLVEADDVRAWSCPQHNAYRLYHCEAEQVAVCQYCCYYSGAHQGHAVCDVEIRRNEIRKMLMKQQDRLEEREQDIEDQLYKLESDKRLVEEKVSQLKDEVRLQYEKLHQLLDEDLRQSMEILDKAQAKFCNENAAQALHLTERMQEAKKLLSSVQLVFDKTEDISFMKNTKSVKILMDRTQSCTGGSLSPPKIGHLNSKLFLNEISKKEKQLRKLLEGPFSTPVPFLQTVPLYPCGVNSSSGAEKRKHQTAFPEASFLESPAGPVGSQFVGQPASAGEGQSSQLGPCSSTQHLVALPGGAQPVHSSSVFTPSHYPNGTAPQQPVLPQYGGRKILVCSVDNCYCSSVSNHGSHQPYPRSGHFPWTVPSQEYSHPLPPAPSVPQSLPGLAVRDWIDASQQPGHQDFYRVYGQPSTKHYVTS